The Pleurodeles waltl isolate 20211129_DDA chromosome 7, aPleWal1.hap1.20221129, whole genome shotgun sequence genome includes a region encoding these proteins:
- the LOC138304578 gene encoding uncharacterized protein, producing the protein MSQLAPPKILKPTSRNKLNQPWFTSELKAFQRKCRQLERQWKLNPGTEERELLKSTFKIYRAARFKAKSDFSTVKVQEALNVLRELIKVIKELSTPFKPPDLVNTQEYCDKVAKHFENKILCFYANFAPLHVSGELIPCISPDSLASEVTLSDFPCPSHVDQSKLILNMRSGSPLDLCPPSVIRMIPDYIARILMPSFQEILKSGCFPSRWKETIVVPVKKKPLGDVQDLDNLRPIVLLPFFAKILEKIMNKALVDFLGEVEVLDPSQHGFRKAHSTKMALISSSDSIRRLVDDEQGAILVLFDLSAAFDTISSQILTARLYQAGVRDRALK; encoded by the coding sequence ATGTCTCAACTGGCACCTCCTAAGATTCTTAAGCCCACTAGTAGGAATAAGTTGAACCAACCATGGTTCACCAGTGAATTGAAGGCTTTTCAAAGGAAATGCCGTCAATtggagagacagtggaaattaAATCCTGGCACTGAGGAAAGGGAGCTACTCAAGTCTACCTTTAAAATTTATAGAGCGGCCCGCTTTAAGGCGAAGTCGGACTTTTCTACAGTTAAGGTCCAGGAGGCTTTGAATGTCCTGAGAGAGCTAATTAAGGTGATCAAGGAATTATCCACCCCTTTTAAGCCACCTGATTTAGTAAATACACAAGAGTACTGTGACAAGGTAGCAAAGCATTTTGAAAACAAGATCCTTTGCTTTTATGCTAACTTTGCCCCTCTTCATGTCAGTGGGGAGTTAATTCCCTGTATTTCTCCAGACTCGTTAGCTAGTGAAGTAACTCTGTCTGACTTTCCTTGCCCGTCTCATGTCGATCAAAGCAAACTAATTTTGAATATGAGGTCTGGCTCTCCTTTAGATCTATGTCCTCCTTCAGTGATTCGTATGATCCCTGATTATATAGCTCGGATTCTCATGCCGAGTTTTCAGGAAATTCTTAAATCTGGATGTTTTCCTTCTAGATGGAAGGAGACCATAGTAGTCCCTGTAAAGAAGAAACCACTTGGAGACGTGCAGGACCTTGATAATTTACGGCCAATTGTGCTCCTTCCTTTCTTTGCCAAGATCTTAGAGAAAATCATGAATAAGGCACTAGTGGATTTTCTGGGGGAAGTGGAAGTTTTAGATCCTTCGCAGCATGGCTTCAGGAAAGCTCATAGTACGAAAATGGCCCTTATCTCCTCCAGTGATTCTATTCGTAGACTTGTGGATGACGAACAGGGTGCCATCCTAGTCCTGTTTgatttatctgcagcctttgatactattTCTTCCCAGATTCTGACAGCCCGTCTCTATCAAGCAGGTGTTAGAGATAGGGCCTTGAAATGA